One genomic segment of Protaetiibacter intestinalis includes these proteins:
- the exaC gene encoding acetaldehyde dehydrogenase ExaC has translation MTVYAAPGTPGALIDFKPRYEHWIGGEWVKPKLGQYFEDISPVNGKPFAEVARGTSEDIDAALDAAEKAAPAWGRASAAERAAVLHRIADVIEQNLEVLAVAETWDNGKAIREPLNADLPLAADHFRYYASLIRAQEGSFTQLDHDTVAYHFHEPLGVVGQIIPWNFPLLMAVWKLAPALAAGNTVVLKPAEQTPVSILVLIELIGDILPPGVVNVVNGFGVEAGKPLASSNRIRKIAFTGETTTGRLILQYASANIIPATLELGGKSPNLFFEDVVQQKDSYYDKALEGFTLFAFNQGEVCTCPSRALIQRSIYDEFLEAAVARTKLAVQGNPLDTDTQVGAQASNDQLEKILSYIDIGVKEGAKIAVGGGRADLGGDLTGGYYVEPTIFEGQNSMRLFQEEIFGPVVAVTTFEDYAEAIMLANDTLYGLGAGVWTRNGNLAYRAGRDIQAGRVWVNNYHAYPAGAAFGGYKSSGIGRENSAQALDHYQQTKNLLVSYSEAALGFF, from the coding sequence ATGACCGTCTATGCAGCACCGGGAACGCCGGGAGCACTCATCGACTTCAAGCCCCGCTACGAGCACTGGATCGGCGGGGAGTGGGTGAAGCCGAAACTCGGGCAGTACTTCGAAGACATCTCGCCGGTCAACGGCAAGCCGTTCGCGGAGGTCGCGCGCGGCACCTCGGAGGACATCGACGCGGCGCTCGACGCCGCCGAGAAGGCCGCCCCCGCCTGGGGCCGCGCCTCCGCCGCGGAACGTGCCGCGGTGCTGCACCGGATCGCGGATGTCATCGAGCAGAACCTGGAGGTGCTCGCGGTCGCCGAGACCTGGGACAACGGTAAGGCGATCCGCGAACCGCTCAACGCCGACCTCCCGCTCGCCGCCGACCACTTCCGCTACTACGCGAGCCTCATCCGGGCGCAGGAGGGCAGCTTCACGCAGCTCGACCACGACACCGTCGCCTACCACTTCCACGAGCCGCTCGGCGTCGTCGGGCAGATCATCCCGTGGAACTTCCCGCTGCTCATGGCCGTGTGGAAGCTCGCCCCCGCCCTCGCGGCCGGCAACACGGTCGTGCTGAAGCCGGCCGAGCAGACGCCGGTGTCGATCCTCGTGCTCATCGAGCTGATCGGCGACATCCTGCCGCCCGGCGTCGTCAACGTCGTCAACGGCTTCGGTGTCGAGGCGGGTAAGCCGCTCGCCTCCAGCAACCGCATCCGGAAGATCGCGTTCACGGGCGAGACGACCACCGGCCGCCTCATCCTGCAGTACGCGAGCGCCAACATCATCCCGGCGACCCTCGAGCTCGGCGGCAAGAGCCCCAACCTGTTCTTCGAGGATGTCGTGCAGCAGAAGGACAGCTACTACGACAAGGCGCTCGAGGGCTTCACGCTGTTCGCCTTCAACCAGGGCGAGGTGTGCACCTGCCCGAGCCGCGCCCTCATCCAGCGCTCGATCTACGACGAGTTCCTCGAGGCCGCGGTCGCGCGCACCAAGCTCGCCGTGCAGGGCAACCCGCTCGACACCGACACGCAGGTGGGCGCCCAGGCGTCGAACGACCAGCTCGAGAAGATCCTCAGCTACATCGACATCGGCGTGAAGGAGGGCGCGAAGATCGCCGTCGGCGGCGGTCGCGCCGACCTCGGCGGCGACCTCACGGGCGGCTACTACGTCGAGCCGACCATCTTCGAGGGGCAGAACTCGATGAGGCTGTTCCAGGAGGAGATCTTCGGCCCGGTCGTCGCCGTCACCACCTTCGAGGACTACGCCGAGGCGATCATGCTCGCCAACGACACCCTCTACGGTCTCGGCGCCGGCGTGTGGACCCGCAACGGCAACCTCGCCTACCGGGCCGGCCGCGACATCCAGGCCGGGCGCGTGTGGGTGAACAACTACCACGCCTACCCGGCGGGGGCGGCGTTCGGCGGCTACAAGAGCTCCGGCATCGGGCGCGAGAACAGCGCCCAGGCGCTCGACCACTACCAGCAGACGAAGAACCTGCTCGTCTCGTACTCCGAGGCGGCGCTGGGCTTCTTCTGA
- a CDS encoding DUF779 domain-containing protein gives MLESTVTRPGETRSRVALSDEAVALLRRLRGRHGPLMFHQSGGCCDGSSPMCYPAGEFLTSDADVLLGVFDLAAPGEPTQALEFWMSAEQFAYWSHTKLLVDVVPGRGSGFSVEAPEGVRFLIRSELMDTATPFA, from the coding sequence ATGCTGGAGTCCACCGTCACGCGTCCCGGCGAGACGCGGTCGCGCGTCGCGCTGAGCGACGAGGCCGTCGCGCTGCTGCGGCGGCTGCGGGGCCGGCATGGTCCGCTCATGTTCCACCAGTCGGGCGGCTGCTGCGACGGCAGCTCGCCCATGTGCTACCCGGCGGGGGAGTTCCTCACCTCCGACGCCGACGTGCTGCTCGGCGTGTTCGACCTCGCAGCCCCCGGGGAGCCCACGCAGGCGCTCGAGTTCTGGATGTCGGCCGAGCAGTTCGCCTACTGGTCGCACACCAAGCTGCTCGTCGACGTCGTGCCCGGCCGCGGCTCCGGCTTCTCGGTCGAGGCCCCCGAGGGCGTGCGCTTCCTCATCCGCTCCGAGCTCATGGACACGGCCACCCCGTTCGCCTGA
- a CDS encoding GAF domain-containing protein translates to MTSSPWVALPTEHRDAVRAAHDAVVGERRDSEGVRRLVRESWERSVGFRVDPDKLSPDVELSEEELRAYRDAHPLSSALPSLHRLLIRHTFDAGLIIAVGDQAGRLLWIDGDRALRRRAESMGFVEGADWSERAVGTSAPGTALALDHGIQISGAEHFGRVVHPWSCTAVPVHDPGTGSLVGVIDITGGDDAAAPATLPLLEAAVAAVEAELRIRRLDDVVAPVRRPPASVVRPVLHVLGRDEGRLDHGRTSLELTRRHAEILTLLAWHRQGLSAERLAELVYGRDDATVTLRAEMVRLRRELPESLAPESRPYRLTEPLELDVHRVLGFLERGAHKVALGSYPGPLLPQSDAPGIVAIREELRAALREAMLADASVDTLLEYARSFDAADDLEVWQACLRLLPARSPKRALVVSRIERIEHELGRMQQTATLPQPPRP, encoded by the coding sequence GTGACCTCGAGCCCGTGGGTCGCCCTGCCCACCGAGCACCGCGACGCGGTGCGCGCCGCGCACGACGCGGTCGTGGGGGAGCGTCGCGACTCGGAGGGCGTGCGGCGTCTCGTGCGCGAGTCCTGGGAGCGCTCGGTCGGCTTCCGCGTCGACCCCGACAAGCTGTCGCCGGATGTGGAGCTCAGCGAGGAGGAGTTGCGCGCCTACCGCGACGCGCATCCGCTCTCCTCGGCGCTGCCGAGCCTGCACCGGCTGCTCATCCGGCACACCTTCGACGCGGGGCTCATCATCGCCGTCGGCGACCAGGCGGGCCGCCTGCTGTGGATCGACGGCGACCGCGCGCTGCGGCGCCGCGCCGAGAGCATGGGCTTCGTCGAGGGTGCCGACTGGTCCGAGCGCGCCGTCGGCACGAGCGCGCCCGGCACCGCCCTCGCGCTCGACCACGGCATCCAGATCTCCGGTGCCGAGCACTTCGGTCGCGTCGTGCATCCGTGGTCGTGCACCGCGGTGCCCGTGCACGACCCGGGCACCGGGTCGCTCGTGGGCGTCATCGACATCACGGGCGGCGACGACGCCGCGGCCCCCGCCACGCTGCCGCTGCTCGAGGCGGCCGTCGCGGCCGTCGAGGCGGAGCTGCGCATCCGCCGGCTCGACGACGTGGTCGCGCCCGTGCGGCGACCCCCGGCATCCGTCGTGCGCCCCGTGCTGCACGTGCTCGGACGCGACGAGGGCCGGCTCGACCACGGGCGCACGAGCCTCGAGCTCACCCGGCGGCACGCCGAGATCCTCACGCTGCTCGCCTGGCATCGGCAGGGCCTCAGCGCCGAGCGGCTCGCCGAGCTCGTCTACGGGCGCGACGACGCCACCGTGACCCTGCGCGCCGAGATGGTGCGGCTGCGTCGCGAGCTGCCGGAATCCCTCGCCCCGGAGTCCCGGCCCTACCGCCTCACCGAGCCGCTCGAACTCGACGTGCACCGCGTGCTCGGCTTCCTCGAACGCGGCGCCCACAAGGTGGCCCTCGGCAGCTACCCGGGCCCGCTGCTGCCGCAGTCGGATGCGCCCGGCATCGTCGCCATCCGCGAGGAGCTGCGGGCGGCGCTGCGCGAGGCGATGCTCGCCGACGCCTCCGTCGACACCCTGCTCGAGTACGCGCGCAGCTTCGACGCCGCCGACGACCTCGAGGTGTGGCAGGCGTGCCTGCGGCTGCTGCCCGCCCGCTCGCCGAAACGGGCGCTCGTCGTGTCGCGCATCGAACGGATCGAGCACGAGCTCGGCCGCATGCAACAGACTGCAACCCTCCCGCAACCTCCGCGTCCGTAG